The Paenibacillus sp. FSL R7-0204 genome includes a region encoding these proteins:
- the rplU gene encoding 50S ribosomal protein L21 yields the protein MYAIIETGGKQYKVQEGDVLFIEKLEAEDGASVTFDRVLAVSNEGGLTAGTPLVSGASVTAKVEKHGKGHKVVVYKYKPKKNYHKKQGHRQPYTKVTIEKIQA from the coding sequence ATGTATGCAATTATCGAAACTGGCGGTAAACAATACAAAGTCCAAGAGGGCGATGTTTTGTTCATTGAGAAGCTGGAAGCTGAAGACGGCGCAAGCGTAACGTTTGACCGTGTCTTGGCTGTTTCTAACGAAGGTGGTTTGACTGCAGGAACTCCGCTGGTAAGCGGCGCGTCTGTAACAGCCAAAGTCGAGAAACATGGTAAGGGACATAAGGTTGTAGTTTACAAATACAAACCTAAGAAGAACTACCACAAGAAACAAGGCCATCGTCAACCGTACACCAAAGTAACTATCGAGAAGATTCAAGCGTAA
- a CDS encoding ribosomal-processing cysteine protease Prp, with product MINVRITRASAQGVIVGFAVKGHAEYARNGRDIVCAGVSTVTVGTVNAIESLTGVVLDTSMKDGFLSGTLVPVNDPEVSAKVQLLLESMVLMLKDIVKSYRKYIQIQEVII from the coding sequence ATGATTAACGTGCGGATTACACGGGCTTCTGCTCAGGGTGTCATTGTCGGTTTTGCCGTCAAGGGGCATGCGGAATACGCAAGGAATGGCAGGGATATCGTCTGCGCGGGTGTTTCGACGGTTACCGTTGGAACTGTGAATGCGATTGAGAGCCTGACCGGTGTGGTTCTGGATACTTCGATGAAGGATGGATTCTTAAGCGGAACCCTGGTTCCCGTGAATGATCCCGAAGTCTCCGCCAAGGTACAGCTCTTGCTGGAATCTATGGTGCTGATGCTCAAGGATATTGTTAAATCCTACAGGAAATATATTCAGATACAGGAAGTCATCATTTGA